The DNA window GGGAGAGCCCGCAGTGATGCGTATGTTTTGCCGTTTCAACACACTGAGAAGGAGCACCACATGAAGATGATGCGATTGCTGATGATGGGTCTGTTGAGCGTGGGCTTCTTTGCCGCGGGCTGCAGCTCGTCGCAACCCACCGAAGACAAGCCGATGACCGAAGAGCAGGCCACCGAGGAAGAGGTCACCGAGGAGGAAGGCGCTGAAGGCCACGGCGAGATGCACGAAGGGATGATGGAAGAAGGCGCCGAGCTCGCCGAAGCCGTCGCCCGCGTCATCAACCCCGAAGGCGAAGAGATCGGCACGGTGACCTTCAAAGAACTCGCCGACGGTGGGGTGCAGGTCAGCGGTTCGGTCAGCGGTCTGACCCCGGGCAACCACGGTTTCCACGTGCATGAGAACACGGTGTGCGAAGCCCCCGACTTTAAGTCGGCCGGTGGCCACTTCAACCCGGAGGCGCATGAGCACGGTGGCCCGGCCAACGAACATAACGCCCGTCATGCCGGTGACTTTGGCAACATCACCGCCAACGAAGAGGGCGTGGCGGA is part of the Lujinxingia litoralis genome and encodes:
- a CDS encoding superoxide dismutase family protein, yielding MKMMRLLMMGLLSVGFFAAGCSSSQPTEDKPMTEEQATEEEVTEEEGAEGHGEMHEGMMEEGAELAEAVARVINPEGEEIGTVTFKELADGGVQVSGSVSGLTPGNHGFHVHENTVCEAPDFKSAGGHFNPEAHEHGGPANEHNARHAGDFGNITANEEGVAEFDFVDTMISLREGLNNVAGQAMIVHADEDDLVSQPTGNAGGRVGCAVITVVE